The Pseudooceanicola aestuarii DNA segment AAGGTGGTGAAACAGCAGACGGCCCAGCCTGGCGGCACCTCTCACGTGGCCCTGGGCGATATCGACAAGGTGCGCGAATTCATGACGGGCCAGGGCATCCTGGCCTTCTTCGACGCGCCCTGGGTGCCGCTGTTCCTGGTGCTGTGTTTCCTGTTCCACCCGATGCTGGGCATCGTGGCCACGGGCGGCGCGGTGATCATCTTCTGCCTGGCGCTGGCCAATGAATTCGCCACCCGCAGCGAGTTGCAGAAAGCCGGCCAGGCGGGACAGGGGGCCGGGCATTTCGTCCAGACCACCATGCAGAACGCCGAGGTCATCCGCGCCCTGGGCATGGAACGCCAGCTGACCGACCGCTGGCTGAACCAGCATGACGCGATGCTGGACCACCAGGCCCGCGCCTCGGGCCGGGCCGGGCTGATCATGGCCTCGTCGAAATTCGTCCGCATGTCGTTGCAGATCGCCATCCTGGGCACCGGCGCCTATCTGGCGCTGCACCAGCTGATTTCGCCGGGCATCATGATCGCCGCCTCCATCGTGATGGGCCGTGCGCTGGCCCCGGTGGAACAGGCGGTCGGCCAATGGAAGCAATTCGTCGCCGCGCGCCAGGCCCACAAGCGGCTGCATGCGCTGTTCACCCAGGTCCCCGACGACGGGGAGCGGATCGAGATGCCGGCGCCCAAGGGCGAGCTGTCGGTGGAGAACCTCTTTGCCATGGTGCCGGGCACGCGGGACACCGTCCTGAAGGGCGTGTCCTTCTCTGTTGCCAAGGGCGAGATCCTCGCCGTGATCGGGCCGTCGGGATCGGGCAAGTCGACGCTGGTCCGCCACCTGGTGGGGGTGACGCAACCCGCCTCCGGCGCGGTGCGGCTGGACGGGGCGGAGATGCGGCACTGGGATCCCGAACAGCTGGGCCGGCACCTGGGCTACCTGCCCCAGGACGTGAAGCTGTTCCGCGGCTCCGTGGCGGAGAACATCTCCCGCTTTGCCGATGAGCCGGCGGACGAGGACATCATCAAGGCGGCGACCCTGTCGGGCGCCCATGACATGATCCAGAAATTGTCCCAGGGCTACGAGACCGATACCGGCGATGGCGGCACCTCCCTGTCGGGTGGTCAGCGCCAGCGCGTGGGCCTGGCCCGCGCCGTCTATCGCGAACCCAGCCTGGTGGTTCTGGACGAACCGAATTCCAACCTCGACAGCCTGGGCGAACAGGCGCTGATCTCCTGTATCCAGACGCTGAAGAAGATGGGCAAGACGGTCATCCTGGTGACCCACAAGACCAACCTGCTGGCGATGTCCGACAAGGCGCTGATGCTGGTCAACGGCCAGGTGGAGAAATTCGGCCCCACCCGCGAGATGTTCCAGCAGGCGCCGGCGGCCACCCCCGCCGCGCCGCAGCCCGCCGCCGCCGTGGCGGGGGGAAAGCCCGCGACCAAGCCCGCGGTCGTGTCCCTGGGCGCCGCACCGAAAGGGGGCGGCAAGGGCTGATCCGCCGCCCGGCCCCGTCCCGCCATCCCTTGCCGTCCCGCCATTCGCACGCGGGGCGGGAGATTCCGCCACCCACCCCGCAGGGAGCCTGCCACCATGGCCCGGAAACCGATCAAGAAACCCGCGACACGTCCGGTCATCCTGTTGGGGATGTCGGTGATCTTCCTGACGTTCGGGGTCTTCGGGGGCTGGGCCGCCGTCGCCCGGCTGGACAGTGCCGTGGTCGCCTCGGGCCAGATCTCGCTGGAGAGTAACCGCAA contains these protein-coding regions:
- a CDS encoding type I secretion system permease/ATPase, with the translated sequence MRQKNSLQIAYSRFRTAFVATIVFSFFVNLLMFVGPLYMLQIYDRVLSSRNEYTLIAISAIALALLLAYGLLEYTRSKLLVRAGLHFDDALANSTFQKVVKQQTAQPGGTSHVALGDIDKVREFMTGQGILAFFDAPWVPLFLVLCFLFHPMLGIVATGGAVIIFCLALANEFATRSELQKAGQAGQGAGHFVQTTMQNAEVIRALGMERQLTDRWLNQHDAMLDHQARASGRAGLIMASSKFVRMSLQIAILGTGAYLALHQLISPGIMIAASIVMGRALAPVEQAVGQWKQFVAARQAHKRLHALFTQVPDDGERIEMPAPKGELSVENLFAMVPGTRDTVLKGVSFSVAKGEILAVIGPSGSGKSTLVRHLVGVTQPASGAVRLDGAEMRHWDPEQLGRHLGYLPQDVKLFRGSVAENISRFADEPADEDIIKAATLSGAHDMIQKLSQGYETDTGDGGTSLSGGQRQRVGLARAVYREPSLVVLDEPNSNLDSLGEQALISCIQTLKKMGKTVILVTHKTNLLAMSDKALMLVNGQVEKFGPTREMFQQAPAATPAAPQPAAAVAGGKPATKPAVVSLGAAPKGGGKG